A single region of the Kryptolebias marmoratus isolate JLee-2015 linkage group LG10, ASM164957v2, whole genome shotgun sequence genome encodes:
- the bdkrb1 gene encoding B1 bradykinin receptor: protein MRITFTQPKLMEQLSPVTAASVWPENSSVFPTFDPSEWEMIYTILPPYIFTISLLGLLFNGFVLAVFAAHRDQLTVPEIYLSNLALADFLLLCGLPFWGMYILNRFNWSYGEALCKLVNSMIAINFYTSSYTLVMISVDRYLALVKTMKARWLRRTLYAKVICFILWLLGVLLSMPIIVHRKVKFAEEFNTTSCVLDYAHGSYWKLAHQIIINVVGFVLPVLAIVFSSWNIIKTLAQRMESGGFHDANNTKATVLVYAVTLLFLLCWAPFQIFTLLDTLCDVKVLDETLWFHTLNIGGQVSAYLGFLNSTLNPLLYIFSGQYFRRKVSIIYRRARHQRRGSDMTTYQRSVVSTYFNRTEQIKPVVIFNPKDQM, encoded by the exons ATGAGGATAACTTTCACGCAGCCAAAG CTCATGGAGCAACTTAGTCCAGTAACTGCAGCATCAGTCTGGCCTGAAAACAGCAGCGTGTTCCCCACATTTGACCCATCAGAATGGGAGATGATCTACACCATCCTGCCCCCTTACATCTTCACCATATCCTTGTTAGGTCTTCTTTTCAACGGCTTCGTCTTGGCAGTGTTTGCAGCCCACAGAGATCAACTGACTGTACCGGAAATATATCTGAGCAACCTGGCACTGGCTGACTTTCTTCTGCTCTGTGGCCTCCCTTTTTGGGGAATGTACATCCTGAACAGGTTTAATTGGTCATATGGAGAGGCTTTATGCAAACTAGTCAACTCCATGATTGCCATCAATTTCTACACCAGCAGCTACACCCTGGTCATGATTAGTGTTGATCGCTACTTAGCACTTGTGAAAACTATGAAAGCTAGGTGGCTGAGACGGACGCTTTATGCCAAGGTGATCTGCTTCATCCTGTGGCTGCTGGGGGTCCTGCTGAGCATGCCAATCATAGTTCACAGAAAGGTGAAGTTCGCTGAGGAGTTCAACACAACGTCCTGCGTTCTGGATTATGCTCATGGAAGCTACTGGAAGCTTGCCCATCAGATTATAATTAATGTGGTGGGCTTTGTGCTCCCTGTTCTGGCTATTGTTTTCAGCAGCTGGAATATAATCAAGACCTTAGCTCAGAGGATGGAAAGTGGAGGATTTCATGACGCCAACAACACAAAGGCTACAGTTCTTGTATATGCTGTGACACTGCTATTTTTACTGTGTTGGGCTCCTTTCCAGATATTCACTCTCCTTGACACACTCTGCGATGTCAAAGTGTTGGACGAGACACTGTGGTTTCACACTCTCAATATAGGAGGACAGGTTTCTGCATATTTGGGTTTTCTCAACAGCACCCTGAACCCTCTGCTGTACATCTTCTCTGGACAGTACTTTAGGAGGAAAGTCAGCATCATCTACAGAAGGGCTAGACATCAACGTAGAGGGTCAGACATGACAACATATCAGCGTTCAGTCGTGTCCACTTACTTCAACAGAACAGAGCAAATTAAGCCTGTGGTCATTTTTAACCCAAAAGATCAAATGTGA
- the LOC108234231 gene encoding B2 bradykinin receptor, which translates to MTLQPTSIPGFNVTISDINHHNNNGSPCPETEAWEWVYTIEPVYILIISVLGIIFNLFVLMVFCLHKKPCTVAEIYLSNLAAADLVLVSCLPFWAVNISNNFNWPFGQFMCKIVNVGIKLNVYSSIYFLVLVGIDRYLALVHALSHGRMRRPKYAKLGCLLTWSFGLLLSIPTFIFREVKHFPQYNVHACYLEYPSYTAEVLCDGMLLFLSFIVPISIISFCTLKIIQALKTQGIERFNAEKTEQKATILILAVLLAFLICWVPFHLVTILNILSRAELLIGCHISSALDICNQIFTYLAFFNSVLNPVLYVIVGKNFRKKVQELLKQWSIKRTITSESTRSNLSSTLKTLV; encoded by the exons ATGACTCTTCAGCCAACAAG CATCCCTGGCTTCAACGTCACAATATCGGATATAAACCATCACAACAACAATGGTTCTCCCTGTCCAGAAACAGAGGCCTGGGAATGGGTCTACACCATTGAGCCTGTTTATATTCTGATCATCAGTGTGCTGGGAATTATATTTAACCTATTTGTCTTGATGGTTTTCTGCCTCCACAAGAAGCCCTGTACTGTAGCTGAGATCTACTTGAGCAATCTGGCTGCAGCTGATCTTGTCCTGGTGTCCTGTTTGCCTTTCTGGGCAGTCAACATCTCCAATAACTTCAACTGGCCTTTTGGACAATTTATGTGCAAAATTGTCAACGTGGGCATCAAATTAAACGTCTACTCCAGCATCTATTTCCTCGTTTTAGTTGGCATAGATCGATACTTAGCACTGGTGCATGCTTTGTCACATGGAAGAATGCGGAGACCGAAGTATGCCAAACTAGGCTGCCTGCTGACCTGGAGTTTTGGCTTGCTGCTCAGCATACCCACATTCATCTTTAGGGAAGTGAAACATTTCCCTCAGTATAATGTTCATGCATGCTATCTGGAATATCCAAGCTACACTGCAGAGGTGCTCTGTGATGGGATGTTGCTGTTTCTTAGCTTCATCGTTCCTATTTCAATCATCTCATTCTGTACGTTGAAGATCATCcaggctttaaaaacacaaggaatAGAGAGGTTCAATGCTGAGAAAACTGAGCAGAAGGCCACCATCTTGATACTGGCGGTCCTCCTTGCCTTCCTCATATGCTGGGTGCCATTCCACCTAGTCACCATTTTGAATATACTCTCAAGAGCTGAGCTCCTTATAGGCTGTCACATCTCATCTGCGTTAGATATCTGCAACCAGATCTTCACCTACTTGGCCTTCTTCAACAGTGTACTCAACCCTGTCCTGTATGTTATTGTTGGAAAGAACTTCAGAAAGAAAGTTCAGGAACTTCTGAAGCAGTGGAGTATTAAAAGAACAATTACCTCTGAGTCCACGCGATCAAACTTGTCTTCTACTCTCAAAACGTTGGTGTAA